A part of Solicola gregarius genomic DNA contains:
- a CDS encoding VOC family protein — protein MAEYPQLLHTVLDTTDVRGLAEFYRLFLGLHYRSGDEPPAGGVDDADWLVLIDADGLRSLAFQQVDRVEQTTWPEHDVPMQLHVDFTVSSVAELERHRERAESLGARVLLDRTDDPDEPLYVLADLAGHPFCIFVA, from the coding sequence ATGGCTGAGTATCCGCAGCTTCTGCACACGGTCTTGGACACCACCGACGTACGCGGCCTTGCCGAGTTCTACCGATTGTTCTTGGGGCTGCATTACCGGTCCGGCGACGAGCCTCCCGCCGGAGGCGTCGACGACGCGGACTGGCTCGTGCTGATCGACGCGGACGGCTTGCGCAGCTTGGCGTTCCAGCAGGTCGATCGGGTCGAGCAGACGACGTGGCCGGAGCACGACGTCCCGATGCAGCTCCACGTCGACTTCACGGTGTCGAGCGTCGCGGAGTTGGAGCGACACCGCGAGCGGGCGGAGTCGCTCGGTGCGCGGGTGCTGCTGGACCGGACTGATGACCCGGACGAGCCGCTGTACGTGCTCGCCGACCTCGCGGGTCATCCGTTCTGCATCTTCGTGGCGTGA
- a CDS encoding nuclear transport factor 2 family protein has translation MHPFRVAIEARDLDALTGLLSDDVEFRSPAVFRPYQGREAVMTVLRAAIRVFDDFRYVREIGAPESPEHALVFTARVGDRDVEGCDFVRLDEQGRVDELVVMVRPMSGLIALASAMGAELGGPPGE, from the coding sequence ATGCACCCGTTCCGCGTCGCGATCGAGGCACGCGACCTCGACGCGCTGACCGGGTTGCTCTCCGATGACGTCGAGTTCCGGAGCCCGGCGGTCTTTCGCCCGTACCAGGGCCGCGAGGCGGTCATGACAGTATTGCGTGCCGCGATCCGCGTGTTCGACGACTTCCGCTACGTACGTGAGATCGGTGCACCCGAGTCACCTGAGCACGCGCTGGTCTTCACCGCGCGGGTCGGTGACCGGGACGTCGAGGGCTGCGACTTCGTACGTCTCGATGAGCAGGGCCGCGTCGACGAGCTTGTCGTGATGGTGCGCCCGATGTCGGGGCTGATCGCGCTGGCGAGTGCGATGGGTGCGGAGCTCGGCGGCCCACCGGGGGAGTGA
- the lgt gene encoding prolipoprotein diacylglyceryl transferase yields the protein MTVASIPSPSDAVWEIGPLPIRAYALCIIAGVVVAIWLGERRWVARGGRPGTVGDMAVWAIPFGLVGARLYHVATNPELYFSGDGRPIEALYIWEGGLGIWGAIALGAVGAYIGCRRAKASFAAMADTMAPGILFGQAIGRWGNWFNQELFGKPTDKPWGLEIDPEHRPPGYEQYDTFQPTYLYESIWVLIGGFVLLWIAKRYQIGYGRIMALYVMIYTAGRGWIEALRIDDAHHFLGLRLNVWTSIVLFCLALAYFVWMGRRHPGREEVIQEWDDPEAAGRDDAESAAEVDAEGESTVAASDDAEEESTVSANAADDAASDDGSTEKD from the coding sequence ATGACTGTTGCCTCGATACCGAGTCCGTCCGACGCCGTCTGGGAGATCGGACCCCTGCCCATCCGGGCGTACGCCCTGTGCATCATCGCCGGCGTCGTCGTCGCGATCTGGCTCGGCGAACGCCGCTGGGTCGCCCGCGGTGGCCGTCCCGGCACGGTCGGCGACATGGCCGTGTGGGCGATCCCGTTCGGTCTCGTCGGTGCGCGGCTCTACCACGTCGCCACGAACCCCGAGCTCTACTTCTCCGGTGACGGGCGGCCGATCGAGGCGCTGTACATCTGGGAGGGTGGCCTCGGCATCTGGGGCGCCATCGCGCTCGGCGCGGTCGGTGCGTACATCGGCTGCCGTCGGGCGAAGGCGAGCTTCGCCGCGATGGCCGACACGATGGCGCCGGGCATCCTGTTCGGCCAGGCGATCGGGCGCTGGGGCAACTGGTTCAACCAGGAGCTGTTCGGCAAGCCGACGGACAAGCCATGGGGCCTCGAGATCGACCCGGAGCATCGTCCGCCGGGATACGAGCAGTACGACACGTTCCAGCCGACGTACCTCTACGAGTCGATCTGGGTGCTGATCGGCGGCTTCGTACTGCTGTGGATCGCGAAGCGCTACCAGATCGGCTACGGCCGGATCATGGCGTTGTACGTGATGATCTACACCGCCGGCCGGGGCTGGATCGAGGCGCTGCGCATCGACGACGCGCATCACTTCCTCGGGCTGCGGCTCAATGTGTGGACCTCGATCGTGCTGTTCTGTCTCGCGCTCGCGTACTTCGTCTGGATGGGACGCCGCCATCCCGGCCGCGAGGAGGTCATCCAGGAATGGGACGACCCCGAGGCTGCCGGGCGCGACGACGCCGAGTCTGCGGCCGAGGTCGACGCCGAGGGGGAATCCACGGTGGCGGCGAGCGACGACGCCGAGGAGGAATCCACGGTGTCGGCGAATGCGGCCGACGATGCCGCCTCCGACGACGGCTCGACCGAGAAGGACTGA
- the trpA gene encoding tryptophan synthase subunit alpha produces MTSLAETFARLADEGRPALVGYLPAGFPDVATSIRAIEAMVECGVDIVEVGFPYSDPVMDGPVIQVAAQQALAGGVRTSDVFEVVRASAATGAATVVMTYWNPVEHYGVDRFAETLADVGGTGLITPDLIPEEAGAWTDAAAKHGLEQVFLVAPSSTDERLALTAKAASGFVYATSVMGVTGARAQTSSRAPELVGRLRGVTDKPIGVGLGVSNGDQAAEVGAYCDAVIVGSALVRCLLDVPADDGIAAVRALATDLRTGVERARTTAG; encoded by the coding sequence GTGACCTCGCTCGCCGAGACGTTCGCGCGGCTTGCCGACGAGGGGCGGCCCGCCCTGGTCGGCTACCTGCCGGCGGGATTCCCCGACGTGGCGACCTCGATCCGGGCCATCGAGGCGATGGTCGAGTGCGGTGTCGACATCGTCGAGGTCGGCTTCCCGTACAGCGATCCGGTGATGGACGGGCCCGTCATCCAGGTCGCGGCCCAGCAGGCGCTCGCGGGTGGGGTGCGTACGAGCGACGTGTTCGAGGTCGTGCGCGCGTCGGCCGCGACCGGCGCCGCGACGGTCGTGATGACGTACTGGAACCCCGTCGAGCACTATGGCGTCGATCGGTTCGCGGAGACGCTCGCCGATGTCGGTGGCACCGGGCTGATCACGCCCGACCTCATCCCGGAGGAGGCCGGCGCGTGGACCGACGCCGCGGCGAAGCACGGTCTCGAGCAGGTATTCCTGGTCGCGCCGTCGTCGACCGACGAACGCCTCGCGCTCACTGCGAAGGCCGCGAGCGGCTTCGTGTACGCGACCTCGGTCATGGGTGTCACCGGGGCGCGCGCACAGACCAGCAGCCGGGCGCCCGAGCTCGTCGGCCGGCTGCGTGGGGTGACCGACAAGCCGATCGGCGTCGGGCTCGGTGTCAGCAACGGCGATCAGGCCGCCGAGGTCGGCGCATACTGCGATGCGGTGATCGTCGGGTCCGCGCTCGTACGCTGCCTGCTCGACGTACCCGCCGACGACGGCATCGCTGCCGTACGTGCGCTCGCGACCGACCTGCGTACGGGCGTTGAGCGCGCGCGTACCACCGCCGGATAG
- the trpB gene encoding tryptophan synthase subunit beta codes for MTPQPPSTLPDDVGHFGRFGGRFMPEALMAPLAELETAWREAMADDGFRAEFDDMLRTYANVPSPLYDAKRLSRAAGTRILLKREDLDHTGAHKIRNVLGQALLAKRIGKPRAIAETGAGQHGVASATACAYLDLECVVYMGELDTQRQALNVARMRMLGAEVVPVSTGSRTLKDAINEALRDWVTNVEHTSYLFGTAAGPHPFPAMVRDFARGIGDEAREQCLELTGSLPDAAVACVGGGSNAIGLFAGFLDDDAVRMVGYEAGGEGFDTGRHAATITAGEVGVLHGTRSFLLQDDDGQTIESHSISAGLDYPGVGPEHAYLADTGRVTYEPVTDDEAMAAFDLLCKTEGIIPAIESAHAVAGALRLADTLGPDATILVNLSGRGDKDVHTAAEYFGLLDEAPGEDA; via the coding sequence ATGACACCGCAACCTCCCTCGACCCTGCCCGATGACGTCGGCCATTTCGGCCGATTCGGCGGCCGGTTCATGCCCGAGGCGCTGATGGCCCCGCTCGCCGAGCTGGAGACGGCATGGCGCGAAGCGATGGCCGACGACGGCTTCCGCGCCGAGTTCGACGACATGCTGCGGACGTACGCGAACGTGCCGAGCCCGCTGTACGACGCGAAGCGACTCTCGCGTGCGGCGGGGACGCGGATCCTGCTCAAGCGCGAGGACCTCGACCACACCGGTGCGCACAAGATCCGCAACGTGCTCGGCCAGGCGCTGTTGGCGAAACGCATCGGCAAGCCGCGGGCGATCGCGGAGACCGGGGCCGGCCAGCACGGCGTCGCATCGGCCACCGCGTGCGCGTACCTCGACCTCGAATGCGTCGTCTACATGGGCGAGCTCGACACCCAGCGCCAGGCGCTGAATGTTGCCCGGATGCGGATGCTCGGTGCCGAGGTGGTGCCCGTTTCGACCGGAAGCCGGACATTGAAGGACGCGATCAACGAGGCCCTACGCGACTGGGTCACCAACGTCGAGCACACCAGCTACCTCTTCGGCACGGCCGCGGGTCCCCATCCGTTCCCGGCGATGGTGCGCGACTTCGCACGCGGCATCGGCGACGAGGCACGCGAGCAGTGCCTGGAGCTGACCGGCTCGCTCCCCGACGCTGCCGTCGCGTGCGTCGGGGGCGGCTCCAATGCGATCGGGTTGTTCGCCGGGTTCCTCGACGACGACGCGGTGCGCATGGTCGGTTACGAGGCCGGCGGCGAGGGGTTCGACACGGGACGTCACGCGGCGACGATCACGGCCGGCGAGGTCGGCGTACTTCACGGCACGCGCTCGTTCCTGCTGCAAGACGACGACGGGCAGACCATCGAGTCGCACTCGATCTCGGCCGGGCTCGACTACCCGGGTGTCGGCCCGGAGCACGCGTACCTCGCCGACACCGGTCGGGTGACGTACGAACCGGTCACCGACGACGAGGCGATGGCGGCGTTCGACCTGCTGTGCAAGACCGAGGGGATCATCCCTGCGATCGAGTCGGCACACGCCGTCGCCGGTGCGCTGCGGCTCGCCGACACGCTCGGTCCGGATGCGACGATCCTGGTCAACCTGTCCGGGCGCGGCGACAAGGACGTACACACGGCCGCCGAGTACTTCGGGCTGCTCGACGAGGCTCCCGGGGAGGACGCGTGA
- the trpC gene encoding indole-3-glycerol phosphate synthase TrpC: MSVLGDILAGVREDLDERMASVSLDDLKRAADKQDPALDPLPLFRGEGVSILAEVKRASPSKGALAPIKDPAGLAADYEAGGAAAISVLTEQRRFGGTLDDLRAVRAKVDVPVLRKDFIVTSYQLWEARAFGADLALLIVAALDQNALVALVERAASIGLTPLVEVHDEEELERALDADAKVIGVNARNLKTLEVDRDTFARLAPLVPAGVVRVAESGVRGPHDVIEYAREGADVVLVGESLVRDNNPRSSVADLVAAGAHPALHHRW, translated from the coding sequence ATGTCGGTACTCGGTGACATCCTCGCTGGCGTCCGCGAGGACCTCGACGAGCGCATGGCCTCGGTCTCGCTCGACGATCTCAAGCGGGCGGCCGACAAACAGGATCCCGCGCTCGACCCGCTGCCCCTCTTTCGTGGCGAGGGTGTCTCGATCCTTGCCGAGGTCAAGCGGGCCAGCCCGAGCAAGGGCGCTCTCGCGCCGATCAAGGATCCCGCCGGGCTCGCTGCCGACTACGAGGCGGGTGGCGCCGCGGCGATCAGCGTGCTCACGGAGCAGCGCCGCTTCGGAGGCACGCTCGACGATCTTCGCGCCGTACGCGCAAAGGTCGACGTACCCGTTCTTCGCAAGGACTTCATCGTCACCTCCTACCAGCTGTGGGAGGCCCGCGCGTTCGGCGCCGACCTCGCGCTGCTGATCGTCGCCGCGCTCGACCAGAACGCCCTCGTCGCGCTCGTCGAGCGCGCGGCGTCGATCGGCCTGACACCTCTCGTCGAGGTGCACGACGAGGAGGAGCTGGAGCGTGCCCTCGACGCCGACGCGAAGGTGATCGGCGTCAACGCGCGCAACCTGAAGACGCTCGAGGTCGACCGCGACACGTTCGCCCGGCTGGCCCCGCTGGTGCCTGCGGGCGTCGTCCGGGTGGCCGAGTCGGGGGTACGCGGCCCGCACGACGTGATCGAGTACGCCCGCGAGGGCGCCGACGTCGTGCTGGTCGGCGAGAGCCTGGTGCGCGACAACAACCCGCGCTCGTCGGTCGCTGACCTCGTTGCCGCCGGTGCGCATCCGGCGCTGCACCATCGATGGTGA
- a CDS encoding DUF2510 domain-containing protein — protein MPVRPGWYRDPVDDFEWRWWSGREWTHDVRTGRLTTTSALEPGTIPEGESIVWTDGRYTITTHTVHVSEGGRPVVLPWWSVAAVNQSVSALESTSGTGTIVLRVAYPGYTDRAEWRMKRVADPDRVQALAYTWMRRHRLAAGYG, from the coding sequence ATGCCGGTTCGGCCAGGTTGGTACCGCGACCCGGTCGACGACTTCGAATGGCGCTGGTGGAGCGGCCGGGAGTGGACGCACGACGTCCGCACCGGCCGCTTGACCACGACCAGCGCGCTCGAGCCGGGAACGATCCCGGAAGGGGAGTCGATCGTCTGGACCGACGGCCGCTACACGATCACCACGCACACCGTGCACGTGAGCGAGGGCGGCCGTCCGGTCGTGCTCCCGTGGTGGTCGGTTGCCGCCGTGAACCAGAGTGTCTCGGCGCTCGAGTCGACCTCGGGCACCGGCACGATCGTGCTGCGGGTCGCGTACCCCGGCTACACCGACCGTGCCGAGTGGCGGATGAAGCGCGTCGCCGATCCCGACCGCGTACAGGCCCTCGCGTACACCTGGATGCGGCGACACCGGCTCGCCGCCGGCTACGGCTGA
- a CDS encoding DUF2752 domain-containing protein, with the protein MASDSATRRDRRTAVALGGVGVASLVLLQLRDPHASGSYGLCPFHALTGWWCPLCGGLRATHDLFALRIGDALSANVFAVVLVLAGVGYFGYWASIRWRGRPARTLHIGARGLVTVLAVAAAFTVVRNVEFGAALAP; encoded by the coding sequence GTGGCTTCCGACAGCGCGACGCGGCGTGATCGTCGCACCGCGGTCGCACTCGGTGGCGTCGGCGTCGCGAGTCTTGTCCTGCTGCAGCTCCGCGATCCGCACGCGAGCGGCTCGTACGGTCTGTGCCCGTTCCACGCGCTGACCGGCTGGTGGTGCCCGCTGTGCGGCGGGCTGCGTGCCACGCACGATCTCTTCGCGCTGCGCATCGGCGATGCGCTGTCCGCGAACGTGTTCGCGGTCGTGCTCGTGCTGGCGGGAGTCGGCTACTTCGGCTACTGGGCCTCGATCCGCTGGCGCGGGCGCCCGGCGCGTACGCTCCACATCGGCGCGCGCGGGCTGGTGACCGTGCTCGCCGTCGCGGCGGCGTTCACGGTCGTACGCAATGTGGAGTTCGGCGCGGCGCTCGCGCCCTGA
- a CDS encoding HGxxPAAW family protein, producing the protein MAGAHGSSPAAWTAVAVFLVGFTVSSVGTVPDFNPVIFCIGIVVMVVAGIVGKIMSAAGMGSESAH; encoded by the coding sequence ATGGCCGGGGCACATGGTTCCTCTCCAGCGGCGTGGACGGCGGTTGCCGTGTTCCTCGTCGGCTTCACGGTGTCGTCCGTTGGCACCGTCCCGGACTTCAACCCGGTCATCTTCTGCATCGGGATCGTCGTGATGGTGGTCGCGGGCATCGTCGGCAAGATCATGTCCGCCGCCGGCATGGGCTCCGAGTCCGCGCACTGA
- a CDS encoding Trp biosynthesis-associated membrane protein, producing MSEPKSSDRRLYGIVVVVGIVAGGVMIWAASRTWASVEVAPPGMTVDDVDVTGSTAVPLVSAMSFVVMAGSVAVVAAGGWLRRAVGVVIALAAAGALVAGVLADAAIDDAVRDAVAASTSMTGDAGQEDALVAAADHSLWRWAAVVASLVGVAVGCLVVAYAPRWPRMGKRYEAPGARTARAADSTPAEDRDVGDLWKALDEGDDPTV from the coding sequence ATGAGCGAGCCGAAGAGCTCGGATCGCCGGCTGTACGGCATTGTCGTCGTCGTCGGCATCGTCGCCGGCGGTGTGATGATCTGGGCCGCGTCTCGTACCTGGGCCTCGGTCGAGGTCGCGCCGCCGGGCATGACGGTCGACGACGTCGACGTCACCGGCTCGACCGCCGTGCCCCTCGTGAGCGCGATGTCGTTCGTGGTGATGGCAGGTTCGGTGGCGGTCGTCGCGGCCGGCGGTTGGTTACGTCGCGCGGTCGGTGTCGTGATCGCGCTCGCCGCGGCCGGTGCGCTGGTAGCGGGTGTGCTCGCGGACGCGGCGATCGACGATGCCGTACGCGACGCGGTGGCGGCGTCGACGTCGATGACCGGCGACGCCGGGCAGGAGGATGCGCTGGTCGCGGCCGCCGACCACAGCCTGTGGCGCTGGGCGGCGGTGGTCGCATCGCTCGTCGGAGTCGCCGTCGGCTGCCTGGTGGTCGCGTACGCACCCCGCTGGCCGCGGATGGGCAAGCGGTACGAGGCGCCAGGGGCGCGCACGGCACGCGCCGCCGACTCGACGCCGGCGGAGGACCGTGACGTCGGCGACCTGTGGAAGGCGCTCGACGAGGGCGACGACCCGACGGTCTAG
- the hisI gene encoding phosphoribosyl-AMP cyclohydrolase, producing the protein MSTAELDAGVAARLKRDDRGLVAAVVQDASSLAVLMVGWMDDVALARTLATRRTTFWSRSRGAYWVKGETSGNIQTVREVRLDCDGDTVLVTVDQVGPACHTGAATCFDDGLLELS; encoded by the coding sequence GTGAGTACCGCTGAGCTCGATGCCGGCGTCGCCGCCCGGCTGAAGCGCGATGACCGTGGACTCGTCGCGGCCGTCGTACAAGACGCGTCGTCGCTCGCCGTCCTGATGGTGGGCTGGATGGACGACGTCGCGCTCGCTCGTACGCTCGCCACGCGGCGTACGACGTTCTGGAGTCGCAGCCGCGGCGCGTACTGGGTGAAGGGCGAGACCTCGGGCAACATCCAGACCGTTCGCGAGGTGCGCCTCGACTGCGACGGCGACACCGTGCTGGTGACGGTCGACCAGGTCGGTCCGGCATGCCACACGGGTGCTGCGACCTGCTTCGACGACGGGCTCCTGGAGCTGTCATGA
- a CDS encoding ABC transporter ATP-binding protein, with product MSSGIDARDLTAWQIIRKGVALSPALRDGIGVTLLLAALSTVGSSVVPIVIQVMVDRGFESGVDRSEVWSYVAGAAVIVGLTGACAYATKVRLFVASERGLAQLRIAAFRHVHDLSMLTQSSERRGSLVSRVTSDIDQVSLFVQFTGMMIVVSVGQMLVATVIMAWYSWQLTIIVWVCFLPLLWSLRYFQPRLSAAYDHVRQTVGEMLAVIAEPVVGASVVRAYNIERRTQQRIDGGIDTNLRANVRAQRLVAVTFAAAGVAGGLANASVIVVGVLLGVAGQLSMGTVIAFAFLVSLFVGPVQIATQVLTEAQNAIASWRRVIDLVETPADVVDPGPSGATLPHESLGATFRDVQFGYPGGSLVLHDVDVSLDARERIAVVGETGSGKTTFAKLLTRLMDPTSGSILVGGHDLRTISFDSLRRRVVMVPQEGFLFDATLAANLRYGKRDATDGELVEAIEKLELRGWLDTLPDGLASEVGERGESLSSGERQLVALTRAYLADPDLLVLDEATSAVDPQTEMRATRALERLLSGRTSVTIAHRLSTAEVADRILVFDAGRIVEQGDHASLVTASGVYTRLHASWVAQSHLESAARLDT from the coding sequence ATGAGTAGCGGCATCGACGCGCGTGACCTGACCGCGTGGCAGATCATCCGCAAGGGCGTCGCGCTGTCGCCGGCACTTCGTGACGGCATCGGCGTCACCCTGCTGCTCGCGGCCCTGAGCACGGTGGGCAGCTCGGTCGTACCGATCGTCATCCAGGTGATGGTCGACCGGGGGTTCGAGAGCGGCGTCGACCGGTCCGAGGTCTGGTCGTACGTCGCGGGCGCCGCCGTGATCGTCGGCCTGACGGGTGCCTGTGCGTACGCGACGAAGGTGCGGCTGTTCGTGGCGAGCGAGCGGGGGCTCGCTCAGCTGCGGATCGCCGCGTTCCGGCACGTACACGATCTGTCGATGCTGACGCAGAGCTCCGAGCGTCGCGGGTCGCTCGTCTCCCGGGTGACCTCCGACATCGACCAGGTGTCGTTGTTCGTGCAGTTCACCGGGATGATGATCGTCGTCAGCGTCGGCCAGATGCTGGTCGCGACGGTGATCATGGCGTGGTACTCCTGGCAGCTCACCATCATCGTGTGGGTCTGCTTCCTGCCGCTGCTGTGGAGCCTGCGCTACTTCCAACCGAGGCTGTCTGCGGCGTACGACCACGTACGCCAGACCGTCGGCGAGATGCTTGCGGTGATCGCGGAGCCCGTCGTGGGTGCGTCGGTGGTGCGGGCGTACAACATCGAGCGGCGTACGCAGCAACGCATCGACGGGGGCATCGACACCAACCTGCGCGCCAACGTACGCGCTCAGCGACTCGTCGCGGTCACGTTCGCCGCCGCCGGCGTCGCCGGTGGGCTCGCCAACGCGTCCGTGATCGTCGTCGGGGTGCTCCTCGGGGTTGCCGGCCAGCTGTCGATGGGCACCGTCATCGCGTTCGCGTTCCTCGTCTCGCTGTTCGTCGGGCCGGTGCAGATCGCGACCCAGGTGCTCACCGAGGCGCAGAACGCGATCGCCTCGTGGCGGCGGGTGATCGACCTGGTCGAGACTCCGGCCGACGTCGTCGACCCCGGACCGTCCGGTGCGACGCTGCCGCACGAGTCGCTCGGCGCGACGTTCCGGGACGTCCAGTTCGGCTATCCGGGCGGGTCGCTCGTCCTCCACGACGTCGACGTCTCGCTCGACGCACGCGAGCGCATCGCCGTGGTCGGCGAGACCGGTTCGGGCAAGACGACGTTTGCGAAGCTGCTCACCCGGCTGATGGACCCGACGTCCGGCTCGATCCTCGTCGGCGGCCACGACCTGCGCACGATCTCGTTCGACTCGCTGCGCCGGCGGGTCGTGATGGTGCCCCAGGAGGGTTTCTTGTTCGACGCGACGCTCGCCGCGAACCTCCGGTACGGCAAGCGCGACGCGACCGACGGGGAGCTGGTCGAGGCGATCGAGAAGCTGGAGCTGCGCGGGTGGCTCGACACGCTTCCCGACGGGCTCGCCAGCGAGGTCGGTGAGCGCGGTGAGTCGCTGTCGTCGGGGGAGCGCCAGCTGGTGGCGCTCACCCGTGCGTACCTCGCCGACCCCGACCTGCTGGTGCTCGACGAGGCGACCAGTGCGGTCGACCCGCAAACCGAGATGCGGGCGACCCGGGCCCTGGAGCGGCTGCTGTCGGGACGCACGTCGGTCACCATCGCGCACCGGCTGTCGACGGCCGAGGTCGCCGACCGGATCCTCGTCTTCGACGCGGGCCGCATCGTCGAGCAGGGCGACCACGCGAGTCTCGTCACCGCGTCGGGCGTCTATACGCGGCTGCACGCGAGCTGGGTCGCGCAGAGTCATCTGGAGTCGGCTGCGAGACTGGATACGTGA
- a CDS encoding ABC transporter ATP-binding protein, with product MSTTSASADTTRRGLEVLVTGMREQRAMFSLALFGSVVYGALTVADAWVLGWATDHVIRPSFADGELVVGAAAVAVLMFVSVAIVRGLGIVARRLIGGLVYFRLMADYRRRVTRRYLELPLRWHQRHPTGQLLSNANADVEATWAVMMPLPMALGVVAMLVVSVVVMLLADWVLTLVGLVIFPLLFLINVGYQRLLSPRVTRAQALRADVSAVAHESFDGALVVKALGREADETDRFAKTAHDLRDANIAAGRVRSVFDPVLEALPNLGVLLVVVLGVERVLSGATEPGDVVQVAYLFIVVGFPVRAFGWVLGELPRSVVGWNRVTAVLNAQGSMPYGDETLANAPARLSLHEVGFGHGGSHPQVLSGLDLEVEPSRVVALVGLTGAGKSTLASLVTRLIDPQQGTIALNGIDLRDLTHASLAASIALVPQQTFIFDDTVRDNIALGADTPDDEIWHALETAQADAFVRALPDGLDSQLGERGTTLSGGQRQRLALARALVRRPRLLVMDDATSAVDPEVEQRILHSLAGETTGDLGPTVLVVAYRKATIGLADEVVFLSDGRIADRGTHDELSLRNAAYRDLVDAYDQARDGEPVDE from the coding sequence ATGAGTACGACGTCGGCGAGTGCCGACACGACGCGGCGAGGACTCGAGGTCCTCGTCACCGGCATGCGCGAACAACGCGCGATGTTCTCGCTCGCGCTGTTCGGCAGCGTCGTCTACGGTGCGCTCACGGTCGCCGACGCGTGGGTGCTCGGCTGGGCGACCGACCACGTGATCCGGCCGTCCTTCGCAGACGGCGAGCTCGTGGTCGGTGCCGCGGCCGTCGCCGTGCTGATGTTCGTGAGCGTCGCGATCGTACGTGGGCTCGGCATCGTCGCGCGGCGCCTCATCGGCGGTCTCGTGTACTTCCGGCTGATGGCCGACTACCGGCGCCGGGTGACCCGGCGCTACCTCGAGTTACCGCTGCGCTGGCACCAACGGCATCCGACCGGCCAGCTGTTGTCGAACGCCAATGCCGACGTCGAGGCCACCTGGGCCGTGATGATGCCGTTGCCGATGGCCCTCGGCGTCGTCGCGATGCTGGTCGTCTCGGTGGTCGTGATGCTGCTCGCGGACTGGGTCCTGACCCTGGTCGGCCTGGTCATCTTCCCGCTGCTCTTCCTGATCAACGTCGGCTACCAGCGGTTGCTCTCGCCGCGCGTCACACGTGCCCAGGCGCTCCGGGCAGACGTGAGCGCCGTCGCCCACGAGTCGTTCGATGGCGCCCTCGTGGTCAAGGCGCTCGGTCGCGAGGCGGACGAGACCGACCGCTTCGCGAAGACCGCACACGACCTGCGTGACGCCAATATCGCTGCCGGCAGGGTCCGGAGCGTGTTCGACCCCGTTCTCGAGGCGCTGCCCAACCTCGGCGTCCTGCTGGTGGTGGTGCTCGGTGTCGAGCGAGTGCTCAGCGGGGCGACCGAACCCGGTGACGTGGTCCAGGTCGCGTACCTCTTCATCGTTGTCGGCTTTCCGGTACGCGCGTTCGGGTGGGTCCTCGGCGAGCTGCCGCGCAGCGTCGTCGGGTGGAATCGCGTGACCGCGGTGCTGAACGCGCAGGGGTCGATGCCGTACGGCGACGAGACGCTCGCGAACGCGCCGGCGCGGCTGTCGCTCCACGAGGTCGGGTTCGGGCACGGCGGATCCCATCCACAGGTGCTCAGCGGCCTGGATCTCGAGGTCGAGCCGAGCCGGGTCGTCGCGCTGGTGGGGCTGACCGGTGCGGGCAAGAGCACCCTCGCCTCGCTGGTCACGCGGCTCATCGACCCGCAGCAGGGGACGATCGCGCTGAACGGCATCGATCTGCGCGACCTGACCCATGCCTCGCTGGCCGCGTCCATCGCGCTCGTACCCCAGCAGACGTTCATCTTCGACGACACCGTGCGCGACAACATCGCACTCGGGGCGGACACACCCGACGACGAGATCTGGCACGCGCTCGAGACCGCGCAGGCCGACGCGTTCGTACGCGCCCTTCCGGACGGTCTCGACAGCCAGCTCGGCGAGCGCGGTACGACGCTGTCGGGTGGCCAGCGCCAGCGGCTCGCTCTCGCCCGGGCGCTCGTACGCAGGCCGCGGCTGCTCGTCATGGACGACGCGACGAGCGCGGTCGACCCGGAGGTCGAGCAGCGCATTCTGCACTCCCTCGCCGGTGAGACGACCGGCGATCTTGGCCCTACCGTTCTCGTCGTCGCGTACCGAAAGGCGACGATCGGGCTCGCGGACGAGGTCGTGTTCCTCTCCGATGGCCGGATCGCCGACCGCGGCACCCACGACGAGCTGTCGCTGCGCAACGCGGCGTACCGCGACCTGGTCGATGCGTACGACCAGGCACGAGATGGGGAGCCGGTGGATGAGTAG